A single window of Thalassomonas viridans DNA harbors:
- a CDS encoding flagellar assembly protein T N-terminal domain-containing protein produces the protein MRQWLVIVVLAVLSFSASSQWYETQGQAFILNNDKAAARTQAMENALKKALLVAGASVSSVQQVVNGLLLQDELSIRASGSVNSIEIVDETHSGDQVNITIRADIFPQEKQCFSADFKKSLLLTKSNLLHREQANIGEIYGLDAMLMKLLSKKLKADSQYISTKLALKNKTNFSRLNRSLAYEEIKALSMSLADLTDSQYILFTEIADLSFANENNNQWQFWQENIYDRHLGLSFYLYNGINGEMILEKQYQRKAPWTFGRRQSVDLTGGDFWQSSYGRMTEQTLNEFIRLLDENMMCEPTRGKIVKVSGNELIFNLGSQHGVKIGDEFSLLHLNNFEANNGKQYAGFNVSSYKVKVTQVNRQSAHASTTDEHLLGNIQVDDLVVRY, from the coding sequence ATGCGTCAATGGCTAGTTATAGTTGTTTTAGCTGTATTAAGTTTTTCTGCAAGCAGCCAATGGTATGAAACGCAGGGACAGGCTTTTATTCTCAATAATGATAAAGCCGCCGCACGGACACAGGCGATGGAAAATGCCCTGAAAAAAGCCCTCCTGGTGGCTGGAGCTTCAGTATCAAGTGTCCAGCAGGTAGTCAATGGCCTGTTATTGCAGGATGAGCTGAGCATCAGGGCCAGCGGCAGTGTAAACTCCATAGAAATCGTCGATGAGACCCATAGCGGCGATCAGGTAAATATCACTATCCGGGCCGATATTTTCCCGCAGGAAAAGCAATGTTTCTCTGCTGATTTCAAAAAATCCCTGTTACTGACCAAAAGTAATTTATTGCACCGGGAGCAGGCCAATATCGGGGAAATTTACGGTCTTGACGCTATGCTTATGAAGCTACTGTCAAAAAAGTTAAAAGCCGATAGCCAGTATATAAGCACTAAGTTAGCCCTTAAAAACAAAACCAATTTTTCCCGCCTCAACCGCAGCCTGGCATATGAGGAAATTAAGGCCCTGAGCATGTCGCTGGCCGATCTTACCGACAGCCAGTATATACTGTTTACGGAAATCGCCGACCTGTCTTTTGCCAATGAAAATAACAATCAGTGGCAATTCTGGCAGGAAAACATCTATGACCGTCACTTAGGTTTATCTTTCTACTTATATAATGGTATCAACGGTGAGATGATCCTTGAAAAGCAATACCAGAGAAAAGCCCCCTGGACCTTTGGCCGCCGTCAGAGCGTAGATTTAACCGGCGGCGACTTCTGGCAAAGCAGCTATGGCCGCATGACAGAGCAGACCCTGAACGAGTTTATCCGCCTGCTCGATGAAAATATGATGTGCGAACCCACGCGGGGCAAAATAGTCAAGGTCAGCGGTAACGAGCTCATTTTCAATTTAGGCAGCCAACACGGCGTTAAAATCGGTGATGAATTTTCCCTGCTGCACCTGAACAACTTTGAAGCAAACAACGGCAAGCAATATGCGGGCTTTAATGTCAGCTCCTATAAAGTGAAAGTCACCCAGGTTAACCGGCAAAGTGCCCATGCGAGCACGACCGATGAACATTTACTGGGAAATATTCAGGTAGACGACCTGGTGGTACGTTATTAA
- a CDS encoding tetratricopeptide repeat protein, giving the protein MRLLIACSVLSFIIFLISQKVIAVPLDAEITDHATAPGSNTNQSEITSANRGGIPKLNDEIDKYQNAIEEIESVGGMYSEQIAQKLINLGNIYQHYDKHDDAVQVFKRALHLSRINEGLYSLTQIPILEKMIKSYKKRKQWTQVNDKYYYMYWLYARNFDDQDIKRLDMELQIANWHLEAYAMQLLPDPTQDLIYSYSLFDRAANLISSTYGDTDLRLITPLNGLMLTNYFIASHVTRNSVEKVYAMNEQLQVQMKKSDIVIAEMKRKSFATGKRIIERKLTVLHGQKPLNHQAIAKARLKLADWFLMHNKRQTALRHYQQAYDYAVTTDKNREFLDQLFSQPVALPHYPNLQQRTRTIKSDAELAADVSYVHATLDVTKYGKAKNIKIVSSNPPDNSPIRTKALKSLRSTKFRPQISDGVTIFTEQLQLHVFPE; this is encoded by the coding sequence ATGAGGTTGTTAATCGCCTGCTCGGTACTTTCCTTCATTATATTCCTGATAAGTCAAAAAGTTATTGCCGTGCCACTCGATGCCGAAATAACCGATCATGCAACTGCACCAGGCAGCAACACCAACCAAAGCGAAATAACAAGCGCCAACCGGGGCGGTATACCTAAACTGAACGATGAAATTGACAAATACCAGAATGCTATTGAAGAAATCGAATCTGTAGGAGGCATGTACAGCGAGCAAATCGCCCAGAAGCTGATCAACCTGGGCAATATCTACCAACATTACGATAAACATGACGATGCGGTTCAGGTTTTTAAACGGGCGCTGCACCTGAGCCGAATTAACGAAGGCCTGTATTCCTTAACCCAGATCCCCATTCTGGAGAAAATGATCAAGAGTTATAAAAAAAGAAAACAGTGGACGCAAGTCAATGACAAGTATTATTACATGTACTGGCTATACGCCAGGAATTTCGACGACCAGGACATAAAGCGCCTCGATATGGAACTGCAAATCGCCAACTGGCACCTGGAAGCATACGCCATGCAACTGCTGCCGGATCCTACCCAGGACTTAATCTATTCCTACTCTTTATTTGACCGGGCAGCCAACCTTATCTCCAGCACCTACGGAGATACAGACTTACGTTTGATCACACCATTAAACGGCCTGATGTTGACCAATTACTTTATTGCCTCCCATGTCACGAGAAATTCGGTTGAAAAAGTATATGCCATGAATGAACAGCTTCAGGTGCAAATGAAAAAATCAGATATCGTTATCGCTGAAATGAAACGTAAGAGTTTTGCTACCGGCAAGAGAATCATCGAACGAAAGTTAACGGTTTTACATGGACAAAAACCGCTTAACCATCAGGCAATAGCCAAGGCCAGACTTAAACTGGCCGACTGGTTTCTGATGCACAACAAAAGACAAACCGCTTTGCGCCATTACCAGCAGGCCTATGACTACGCCGTCACTACAGATAAAAACAGGGAATTTCTGGATCAGCTATTCAGCCAGCCGGTGGCCCTGCCCCACTACCCCAACCTGCAGCAAAGAACCCGGACCATTAAAAGCGATGCCGAACTTGCCGCGGATGTCAGTTATGTCCATGCCACCTTGGACGTCACTAAATATGGCAAAGCCAAAAACATTAAGATTGTCAGCTCCAATCCTCCGGATAATAGCCCTATTCGTACTAAAGCGCTGAAATCATTGAGATCAACCAAATTTCGACCGCAAATTTCCGATGGTGTAACTATTTTTACCGAGCAACTGCAGCTGCATGTCTTTCCTGAGTAA
- a CDS encoding SUMF1/EgtB/PvdO family nonheme iron enzyme gives MNKLLQSSIKDSNNADQPGIIIPAPFTPTAHSKVKAAKKQYRPYVYVTASLLLFACLILAYLFTAKSVVLVTFPQANKLEISGGLHFELADHFLMLPGEYQLSANLEGHFPLKQAFTVSELQNQQLNFEFTRLPGKLTLELEPQTPVSVLIDNKTVEHTGNTINNIPAGKRLLTLTSERFLPFTKEIQIEGKEITQTLPVKLTPAWANISFNSLPEGAEVYQQDILLGTTPFSAEVLRGEHQLRYQKAGYKPSQRELEVRAGIDMRLDPVTLFKLTGKLAVTSTPAGVSVTYGDQYLGTTPLTAAVKPDTNQSLLLFKDGYQEYSTSLTVPSGETVNKSFKLQPVVGEISFRVTPADALLYIDERLMGRANQKMTLPAKQQSIRIVKEGFVDYKTQILPNPSMEQVFSVQLKTFRQDKFDRLEPMISSTTGSKLKLFKPNDIFVMGASRREQGRRANEVRREINLTRAFYLGLTEVTNKEFRLFKKDHSSGHVKGNSLNGSKQPVVRITWLEAVTFCNWLSEKEQLQQVYQIEDNKLTGINLEANGYRLPTEAEWVWAARYQDGKMLKYAWGESLPPQEGSANIADIAGASILGEIQPTYNDNFITTAPVASFTANKKGLYDLPGNVAEWIHDYYQIQTGLSLKTEKNPSGPESGDYHVIRGASWAHGTRTELRLSFRDYGNDKRDDLGFRIARNAL, from the coding sequence ATGAACAAATTACTTCAAAGCAGCATAAAGGACAGTAATAATGCCGATCAGCCCGGCATTATTATCCCCGCCCCTTTTACCCCTACGGCGCACAGTAAAGTTAAAGCGGCAAAAAAACAGTACCGGCCTTATGTTTATGTGACCGCAAGCCTGCTTTTATTTGCCTGCCTGATTTTAGCCTATCTCTTTACCGCCAAGTCTGTGGTCCTGGTCACTTTCCCCCAGGCAAATAAGCTGGAAATTTCCGGCGGACTGCATTTCGAGCTGGCGGATCACTTTCTTATGTTGCCGGGGGAATACCAGCTAAGTGCAAACTTAGAAGGTCATTTTCCCCTGAAGCAAGCCTTTACCGTCAGTGAGCTGCAAAACCAGCAACTGAACTTTGAATTTACCCGCCTGCCGGGCAAACTGACCCTGGAGCTGGAGCCGCAAACGCCGGTATCTGTGCTTATCGATAACAAGACTGTCGAGCACACGGGAAATACCATCAACAACATCCCCGCCGGTAAACGCCTGCTCACCCTGACCAGTGAACGTTTTTTACCTTTTACCAAAGAAATACAGATTGAAGGCAAAGAAATAACACAGACATTGCCGGTAAAGCTCACCCCCGCCTGGGCCAATATCAGCTTTAATTCACTGCCTGAAGGCGCCGAAGTTTATCAACAGGACATCTTACTGGGAACAACCCCTTTCTCAGCCGAAGTGCTCCGGGGCGAACACCAGCTCCGTTATCAAAAAGCCGGTTACAAACCCAGCCAAAGGGAGCTTGAAGTCCGGGCCGGTATCGACATGAGGCTAGATCCCGTTACCCTGTTTAAGCTCACGGGTAAATTAGCCGTCACGTCAACACCTGCCGGGGTCAGCGTCACTTACGGCGATCAATACCTGGGCACCACTCCTTTAACGGCGGCAGTCAAGCCAGATACAAACCAGTCATTGCTGCTGTTTAAAGACGGCTACCAGGAGTACTCCACCTCGTTAACCGTCCCTTCCGGGGAAACGGTCAATAAGAGCTTCAAACTGCAGCCCGTCGTCGGTGAAATCAGTTTCCGGGTCACTCCCGCCGATGCCCTGCTTTATATAGACGAACGCCTGATGGGACGGGCAAACCAGAAGATGACCCTGCCGGCAAAACAGCAAAGCATCCGGATAGTCAAAGAAGGTTTTGTCGATTATAAAACCCAAATATTACCCAACCCATCCATGGAACAGGTGTTTTCGGTACAGCTAAAAACCTTTCGTCAGGACAAGTTTGACCGCCTGGAGCCCATGATTTCAAGCACCACAGGCAGCAAACTCAAGCTGTTTAAGCCCAATGATATTTTTGTTATGGGCGCCTCCCGCCGTGAACAGGGCAGAAGGGCCAATGAGGTCAGGAGAGAAATTAACCTCACCCGGGCTTTTTATCTTGGTTTGACGGAAGTTACCAATAAAGAATTCCGGCTATTTAAAAAAGATCATTCCTCCGGCCATGTCAAAGGCAACTCCCTTAACGGCAGTAAACAGCCTGTGGTCAGGATCACCTGGCTGGAGGCGGTCACTTTTTGCAACTGGTTATCAGAAAAAGAGCAGCTGCAGCAGGTTTATCAAATCGAAGATAACAAGCTCACCGGCATCAACTTAGAGGCCAACGGCTACCGCCTGCCAACAGAAGCCGAATGGGTTTGGGCCGCCCGCTATCAGGACGGTAAAATGCTGAAATATGCCTGGGGGGAGTCCTTGCCGCCTCAGGAAGGTTCGGCAAATATTGCCGATATCGCCGGAGCCTCCATCCTGGGGGAAATCCAGCCTACCTATAATGATAATTTTATCACCACCGCCCCCGTCGCCTCTTTCACCGCCAATAAAAAAGGCCTGTATGATCTGCCGGGCAATGTTGCCGAATGGATCCATGATTATTACCAGATCCAGACCGGCCTGTCCCTGAAAACAGAAAAAAACCCCTCAGGCCCGGAGTCCGGCGATTACCACGTTATACGCGGCGCCAGCTGGGCCCACGGCACCCGGACCGAGCTGCGCTTATCTTTCCGCGATTACGGCAATGATAAACGCGACGATCTCGGATTTCGAATTGCGCGCAATGCCCTGTAA
- a CDS encoding MotA/TolQ/ExbB proton channel family protein, which yields MKRNLGSEFIYQLFALLLSVIIVHAVYVTLVRPEAEAIIKQQEAQQQAGAAVTNQRSLYVVLKDYEQETCLILMLWAMMIMGYKARLALQEKHMLAQAILDVQEGASILPEDARALCRPLQGLPPEKQGMLAPRTLLVALKRFSATANVAAVATAIKDICEAEADRLDSELAMVRYISWAIPSIGFIGTVRGIGEALGQAHQAVEGNIIGVTNSLGVAFNSTFIALVISIFIMFFTHQLQLMQERLVQNTQDYCDGNLLNHLKTDVNKVD from the coding sequence ATGAAACGTAATCTAGGCTCAGAATTCATATACCAGCTTTTTGCCTTGCTGCTCTCGGTGATTATCGTACACGCCGTCTATGTCACCCTGGTCCGCCCGGAAGCAGAAGCCATAATTAAACAGCAGGAAGCCCAGCAGCAGGCGGGCGCGGCCGTCACCAACCAGAGATCCCTATATGTAGTCTTAAAAGACTATGAACAGGAAACCTGTCTGATCTTAATGTTATGGGCCATGATGATCATGGGTTATAAGGCCAGGCTGGCCCTGCAGGAAAAACACATGCTGGCGCAGGCGATACTGGACGTGCAGGAAGGAGCCAGCATCTTACCCGAAGACGCCCGGGCATTATGCCGGCCGCTGCAGGGACTGCCGCCGGAAAAACAGGGCATGCTGGCCCCGCGCACCTTGCTGGTCGCCCTGAAACGCTTTTCCGCCACCGCCAATGTCGCCGCCGTAGCCACGGCCATCAAAGATATTTGCGAGGCAGAAGCCGACCGGCTCGACAGCGAGTTAGCCATGGTGCGCTATATTTCCTGGGCCATCCCTTCTATAGGGTTTATCGGTACGGTAAGGGGCATAGGTGAAGCCCTGGGTCAGGCCCACCAGGCGGTGGAAGGCAATATTATCGGGGTTACCAACAGCTTGGGGGTGGCATTTAATTCAACCTTTATCGCCCTGGTGATCAGCATCTTTATCATGTTCTTTACCCACCAATTGCAGCTGATGCAGGAGCGTTTGGTACAAAACACTCAGGATTACTGTGACGGTAACCTGCTCAACCACCTGAAAACCGATGTCAATAAGGTGGATTAA